A genomic segment from Mycoplasma sp. 1018B encodes:
- a CDS encoding MSC_0620 family F1-like ATPase-associated subunit — protein MKIKKLLSFAPIVSTIPIVFALSAETDNNSESNSNNENVPKEKTDFAAAKEKQKQIISERLPEILNNAIKNIDLEIAELERKNEAEPNVENLVKIAYQKKVIQYLTNNKEKMVADPLENGLNFIFDDLLFSPSYYFANVEYLENPYDNVMIGQNNPLDYAKTKDIDKNSKIDYGEEKKLTENNLTQEEILLQHGTYLTNFANDWKTIFVNENDFPSYENNQKRFEVKEDGSIELLPPEGYDNFDSFIANNINKRSLEFDLKQNKEFNEPEEMPQPPIPPILPIDPEPVEGIEIDVAQENVPRLSPILRADYLLDSNENLINLLKTNSNIFNQDAIFFFNPILQSISYRVIELTEDQNGNLLATIQLTNNANNTQTTYEKTITKYNDSKYVQSLEVASNAINQMMQYYYNALNIKADLDLSVLGNRNLSIAVFNQIFLAIQTINSSQFKILQDALIQNQKNNTTIKANNETFTNELTNENLISLMADLFTNSIHNQTISRLSYFSYLTSTYREIYNNYLKQLKDVQLNELITKNFALLNLNIENLNKAINSLPLLILDLDRINSENNFDQEQFKAFTTKLALLQQQFLNLAVLTQNKTLDQDNLEQESSQYLKAYNDLIIKQNLTSNATSTTTLITLGVVIAVLIVSVITLSIMNSTTKKQKNKGIK, from the coding sequence ATGAAAATAAAAAAACTTTTATCTTTTGCCCCTATTGTTAGTACTATTCCAATTGTTTTTGCTTTATCAGCAGAAACAGATAATAATTCTGAAAGTAATAGTAATAATGAAAATGTTCCTAAAGAAAAAACTGATTTTGCAGCAGCAAAAGAAAAACAAAAACAAATAATATCAGAGAGATTACCTGAAATATTAAATAATGCTATTAAAAATATTGATTTAGAAATAGCAGAATTAGAGAGAAAAAACGAAGCAGAACCCAATGTTGAAAATTTAGTAAAAATAGCTTATCAAAAGAAAGTCATTCAATATTTGACTAATAATAAAGAAAAAATGGTTGCTGATCCTTTGGAAAATGGATTAAATTTTATTTTTGATGATCTTTTATTTAGTCCTTCTTATTATTTTGCTAATGTTGAATATTTAGAAAATCCCTATGATAATGTAATGATTGGTCAAAATAATCCTTTAGATTATGCTAAAACTAAGGATATAGATAAAAACAGTAAAATTGATTATGGAGAAGAAAAAAAACTTACTGAAAATAATTTAACTCAAGAAGAAATTTTATTGCAGCATGGAACTTATTTAACTAATTTTGCAAATGATTGAAAAACTATTTTTGTAAATGAAAATGATTTTCCTAGTTATGAAAATAATCAAAAAAGATTCGAAGTTAAAGAAGATGGTTCAATAGAACTATTACCTCCAGAAGGTTATGACAATTTTGATAGTTTTATTGCAAATAATATTAACAAAAGATCATTAGAGTTTGATTTAAAACAAAATAAAGAATTCAATGAACCGGAAGAAATGCCACAACCTCCAATTCCACCTATTTTACCAATAGATCCAGAACCTGTTGAAGGTATTGAAATTGATGTGGCTCAAGAAAATGTACCGCGACTAAGTCCTATTTTAAGAGCTGATTATTTATTAGATAGTAATGAAAATCTAATTAATTTATTAAAAACTAATAGTAATATTTTTAATCAAGATGCAATTTTCTTTTTTAATCCTATTTTACAAAGTATTAGTTATCGTGTTATTGAATTAACAGAAGATCAAAATGGTAATTTACTCGCAACAATTCAACTAACAAATAATGCCAATAACACACAAACCACTTATGAAAAAACAATAACTAAATATAATGACAGTAAATATGTACAATCATTAGAAGTTGCTTCTAATGCAATAAATCAAATGATGCAATATTATTACAATGCTTTGAATATTAAAGCCGACTTAGATTTAAGCGTTTTAGGCAATCGTAATTTATCAATAGCAGTTTTTAATCAAATTTTTCTAGCTATACAAACAATTAATTCATCTCAATTTAAAATTTTACAAGATGCATTAATTCAAAATCAAAAAAACAATACAACTATTAAAGCTAATAATGAAACTTTTACTAATGAATTAACAAATGAAAATTTAATTAGTTTAATGGCGGATTTATTTACTAATTCTATTCATAATCAAACTATTTCTCGTTTATCATACTTTAGTTATTTAACAAGTACTTATCGAGAAATTTATAACAATTACTTAAAACAATTAAAAGATGTTCAATTAAATGAACTTATTACTAAAAATTTTGCTTTATTAAATTTAAATATTGAAAATTTAAATAAAGCAATTAATTCTTTACCACTTTTAATTCTTGATTTAGATCGCATTAATAGTGAAAATAATTTTGATCAAGAACAATTTAAAGCTTTTACTACTAAATTAGCATTATTACAACAACAATTTTTAAATTTAGCAGTTTTAACACAAAATAAAACTTTAGATCAAGATAATTTAGAACAAGAAAGTTCACAATATTTAAAAGCTTATAATGATTTAATTATCAAACAAAATTTAACATCAAATGCTACAAGCACTACTACTTTAATTACTTTAGGTGTTGTCATTGCCGTTTTAATTGTTAGTGTGATTACATTAAGCATTATGAATTCAACTACTAAAAAACAAAAAAATAAAGGAATTAAATAA
- a CDS encoding MSC_0619 family F1-like ATPase alpha subunit: MENKLYISAVYDYVVEISGKSSFKQNELYHLANNKDAILMVISASEDKAFCLIKLNQEDYKIGSEVVNATNSNQTIETTNDYFGKIIDIYGKILHPQEFINLNLINFLPQKSHIFNVNNHLMTYLPLEEQLNTGYSLIDLLIPIGKGQRELIIGDRKTGKSFIALNTIINQKNKNVKCIYVAIGQNQNEIANVYALLKEHDAHKYTIVINAPSEKPYEQYLAPYIAMAHAENLSYENDVLIVFDDLTKHANIYREIALLINKPVGKEAFPGDMFYAHARLLERSGKFKNRKSITALPILQTVDNDITSLIASNVISITDGQIVTNSELFALNKYPAIDVNLSVSRIGGAVQNKLMNSTAKTIGKLYRAFKKQAKLVAVKYDLNDDINALMLSGEQIEKMFNQKGVTSYNEKHMFLVAKLIEWNILNALNDQDIWMAINFLVEYEKINAECAKVVNELINDQVKDQNLVKEYFAYLLSKYALKYKLNWKINAKKVFAIVNEKNFDAIHAKLVGEK; this comes from the coding sequence ATGGAAAATAAATTATATATTTCAGCTGTTTATGATTATGTTGTTGAAATAAGCGGCAAAAGTTCTTTTAAACAAAATGAACTTTATCATTTAGCTAATAATAAAGATGCTATTTTAATGGTTATTTCTGCTAGTGAAGATAAAGCTTTTTGTTTAATTAAATTAAATCAAGAAGATTATAAAATTGGTTCTGAAGTTGTTAATGCAACTAATAGTAATCAAACTATTGAAACTACTAATGATTATTTTGGCAAAATTATTGATATTTATGGCAAAATATTACATCCGCAAGAATTTATTAATTTAAATTTGATTAATTTTCTTCCCCAAAAAAGTCATATTTTTAATGTAAATAATCATTTAATGACTTATTTACCTTTAGAAGAACAATTAAATACTGGTTATTCATTAATCGATTTACTTATACCTATTGGTAAAGGACAAAGAGAATTAATTATTGGTGATAGAAAAACAGGTAAATCGTTTATAGCTTTAAATACTATTATTAATCAAAAAAATAAAAACGTAAAATGTATTTATGTAGCAATTGGTCAAAATCAAAATGAAATTGCTAATGTTTATGCTTTATTAAAAGAACATGATGCACATAAATATACTATTGTAATCAATGCTCCAAGTGAAAAACCATATGAACAATATTTAGCTCCATACATAGCAATGGCTCATGCTGAAAATTTATCTTATGAAAATGATGTTTTAATTGTCTTTGATGATTTAACTAAACATGCAAATATTTATAGAGAAATTGCTTTATTAATTAATAAACCAGTAGGCAAAGAAGCCTTTCCCGGTGATATGTTTTATGCTCATGCGAGATTATTAGAAAGAAGTGGTAAATTTAAAAATCGTAAATCAATTACTGCTTTACCAATATTACAAACAGTAGATAATGATATTACTTCTTTAATTGCTTCAAACGTTATTTCTATAACTGATGGACAAATTGTAACTAATAGTGAATTATTTGCTTTAAATAAATATCCTGCTATTGATGTTAATTTATCTGTTTCTCGTATTGGTGGAGCTGTACAAAATAAATTAATGAACAGTACTGCTAAAACTATTGGTAAGCTTTATAGAGCTTTTAAAAAACAAGCTAAATTAGTAGCAGTTAAGTATGACTTAAATGATGATATTAATGCTTTAATGTTAAGTGGTGAACAAATAGAAAAAATGTTTAACCAAAAAGGTGTTACCTCATATAACGAAAAACATATGTTCTTAGTAGCTAAATTAATTGAATGAAACATTTTAAATGCTCTAAATGATCAAGATATTTGGATGGCAATTAATTTTTTAGTAGAATATGAAAAAATTAATGCAGAATGTGCTAAGGTAGTTAACGAATTAATTAATGATCAAGTCAAGGATCAAAACTTAGTAAAAGAATATTTTGCTTATTTATTAAGTAAATATGCTCTTAAATACAAACTTAATTGAAAAATCAATGCTAAAAAAGTCTTTGCAATAGTTAATGAAAAAAACTTTGATGCAATACATGCTAAATTAGTAGGAGAAAAATAA
- a CDS encoding MSC_0618 family F1-like ATPase beta subunit, whose protein sequence is MSAKISKIWSDVIEVTFKNQELPAINTLLKSANGSYLLVKKVIDNNTLLAVIVDLKDNLAINEEITALNHSFLVPVGNKSKGYIYDILGNNLNHPEKQDVTKVEMNSTIKTNTNYTKKQQLLVTGIKAIDFFVPIFDGDKIGIFGGAGVGKTVLMKEIIFNLSKQKENTSAIFIGSGERSREAIELYNDLTESNLMHNSTMYISRMNENPGARMSIVPVGITAAEYLRDNNKENVLLFIDNIFRFLQAGNEVAASLDKKPSIGGYQATLNTEISQAEQRLFSNENGSITSFQTVFLPMDDLSDPSAVAVFNHLNSSLVLSREISAKNIFPAFDPLVSTSNNVNPEFIGQRHYNAILETKYILQKYKEIEDVMLILGFDELDDESKTIVKKALQLQNFFSQNFFMTEHFTLRSGVFVSLEDTISSVERILKGEFLELNPEKFSYIASVDEIKK, encoded by the coding sequence ATGAGTGCTAAAATTTCGAAAATTTGATCAGATGTTATTGAAGTAACATTTAAAAATCAAGAACTACCAGCTATTAACACTTTATTAAAATCTGCTAATGGTTCGTATTTATTAGTTAAAAAAGTTATTGATAATAACACTTTATTAGCTGTTATAGTTGACTTAAAAGATAATTTAGCTATTAATGAAGAAATAACTGCTTTAAATCATTCATTCCTAGTGCCAGTAGGTAACAAATCTAAAGGTTACATTTATGATATTTTAGGTAATAATTTAAACCATCCTGAAAAACAAGATGTAACTAAAGTAGAAATGAATTCTACTATTAAAACTAATACTAACTATACTAAAAAACAACAACTTTTGGTTACTGGTATTAAAGCTATTGACTTTTTTGTACCTATTTTTGATGGTGATAAAATTGGTATTTTTGGTGGAGCTGGTGTTGGTAAAACTGTTTTAATGAAAGAAATTATTTTTAATCTTTCAAAACAAAAAGAAAATACTTCAGCTATTTTCATAGGTTCTGGTGAACGTTCAAGAGAAGCTATTGAACTATACAATGATTTAACTGAATCAAATTTAATGCATAATTCAACTATGTATATTTCAAGAATGAACGAAAATCCAGGTGCACGTATGAGTATTGTACCGGTTGGTATTACTGCAGCTGAATATTTAAGAGATAACAATAAAGAAAACGTATTATTATTTATTGACAATATTTTCCGTTTCTTACAAGCTGGTAATGAAGTTGCTGCTTCTTTAGATAAAAAACCATCAATTGGTGGTTATCAAGCTACTTTAAATACAGAAATTTCACAAGCAGAACAAAGACTTTTTAGTAATGAAAATGGTTCTATTACTTCATTTCAAACTGTCTTTTTACCAATGGATGATTTATCTGATCCTTCTGCCGTTGCTGTATTTAATCACCTTAATTCATCACTTGTGTTATCACGTGAAATTAGTGCTAAAAATATTTTTCCAGCTTTTGATCCACTTGTTTCAACTTCAAATAATGTTAACCCAGAATTTATTGGACAACGTCACTACAACGCAATTTTAGAAACTAAGTATATTTTGCAAAAATATAAAGAAATTGAAGATGTTATGCTTATTTTAGGTTTTGATGAATTAGATGATGAGTCAAAAACTATTGTTAAAAAAGCTTTACAATTACAAAATTTCTTCTCACAAAATTTCTTTATGACTGAACACTTTACTTTAAGAAGTGGTGTGTTTGTGTCACTAGAAGATACTATTTCTTCAGTAGAGAGAATTCTTAAAGGCGAATTTTTAGAACTAAATCCTGAAAAATTTTCTTACATTGCTTCAGTAGACGAAATTAAAAAATAA
- the mip gene encoding Ig-specific serine endopeptidase MIP has translation MKSKLKKLFLSNVILLSALTPLAAACNGNTTNTPSDPNQPPIADPGEPVTPEPSFPTFPGTGGGSSSTTHGRIPGKPDLAEQDINAYNRLSAEERNKVDLEGYVKALEDLRGEFNDLQKRLNERYELPILSESQIKEYNKKAQAAGQPDYKSAILRNFSVVNKDNYLYINPIRNSTKAAYWNSVPGNRGIPRYLPNEIYKKVALQTFAIEFSNVNEEMAKVQGGQKYSSLTYKGTAWILDYELDDSGYPTKWYLATNAHVAAALMKKENDGSRFTNIVDEEAEVQRYQKAKAAFDAGEKKWKELTKPYQEKIEHLYREKNKYIGLKQKAETNGETAKAKKYEDLIKKIEDVELPAAYQKQNANATIEWNKLDLQFRINYDKAAKDLKAGFLGSTKIVSLSHFNENTPLKQWLRTNAIAPTVEKVHLSPDQVKLIYAGVDFLKTSPKDYVDPSSPISKIEESADFAVLEINFKKTDDNDYKYVKNTGTGDFFEEKSIENAQALAKLMTSGYAEWDKQEQISFISKSLKETYEEDAKATISDVTLTNDRKITLPKSNLNLISVGFPISSTDGYITPTYNQTEDLLEKSSQSLWINKPIYIGEGREETGRVSTKEYGGGFNRTLGIRTFLNMPGITDYTIASPLIRSESNEGYVYNYIKDTESSYEGNQYTNYGLGYSLNSWQPLGGASGSSVRTIDNKIVGINFATADGAGVSLTAYTQAFRSEGETYNDFYGKYKLEAYDLIYGGGPNQRTSYRQALESLNKDIKTALFPNGVSEDQIPQEFRFNK, from the coding sequence ATGAAAAGCAAATTAAAAAAACTCTTTTTGAGTAATGTTATTTTACTTAGCGCACTAACTCCCTTAGCTGCAGCATGCAATGGTAATACAACTAATACACCAAGCGATCCTAATCAACCTCCGATAGCTGATCCAGGTGAACCAGTTACACCTGAACCGAGCTTTCCAACTTTCCCCGGTACAGGAGGAGGATCAAGTAGCACTACTCACGGTAGAATTCCTGGTAAACCTGATTTAGCAGAGCAAGATATTAATGCTTATAACAGACTTTCAGCAGAAGAAAGAAATAAAGTCGATTTAGAAGGATATGTTAAAGCTTTAGAAGATTTGCGTGGAGAATTTAATGATTTACAAAAGAGATTAAACGAACGTTATGAATTACCAATTTTAAGTGAAAGTCAAATAAAAGAATATAACAAAAAAGCACAAGCTGCTGGTCAACCTGATTATAAGAGCGCTATTTTACGTAATTTCTCAGTAGTTAATAAAGATAATTATCTTTACATTAATCCAATTAGAAACTCAACAAAAGCAGCTTACTGAAATTCAGTGCCTGGTAATAGAGGTATACCTAGATATTTACCAAATGAAATTTATAAAAAAGTAGCTTTACAAACTTTTGCTATTGAATTTAGTAATGTTAATGAAGAAATGGCTAAAGTTCAAGGTGGTCAAAAATATAGTTCTTTAACTTATAAAGGTACTGCTTGAATTCTTGATTATGAATTAGATGATAGTGGATATCCAACAAAATGATACTTAGCAACAAATGCTCACGTTGCAGCCGCATTAATGAAAAAAGAAAACGATGGTTCAAGATTTACTAACATTGTTGATGAAGAAGCTGAAGTACAACGTTATCAAAAAGCAAAAGCAGCTTTTGATGCTGGTGAAAAAAAATGAAAAGAATTAACTAAACCATATCAAGAAAAAATTGAACATTTATATAGAGAAAAAAATAAATATATTGGTTTAAAGCAAAAAGCTGAAACAAATGGTGAAACTGCTAAAGCTAAGAAATATGAAGATTTAATTAAAAAAATTGAAGATGTTGAATTACCAGCAGCTTATCAAAAACAAAATGCAAATGCTACTATTGAATGAAATAAACTAGACTTGCAATTTAGAATTAATTATGATAAAGCAGCTAAAGATTTAAAAGCGGGCTTTTTAGGTTCAACTAAAATAGTTTCTTTATCACACTTTAACGAAAACACTCCTTTAAAGCAATGATTAAGAACTAATGCTATTGCTCCTACAGTAGAAAAAGTTCATTTATCACCTGATCAAGTGAAATTAATTTATGCCGGAGTTGATTTCTTAAAAACTAGCCCTAAAGATTATGTAGATCCTTCTTCGCCAATAAGTAAAATTGAAGAATCAGCGGATTTTGCTGTTTTAGAAATTAATTTCAAAAAAACAGATGATAATGATTATAAATATGTAAAAAATACAGGTACTGGTGATTTCTTTGAAGAAAAATCAATTGAAAATGCTCAAGCATTAGCTAAATTAATGACATCTGGTTATGCAGAATGAGACAAACAAGAACAAATAAGCTTTATTAGTAAATCGCTTAAAGAAACTTATGAGGAAGATGCAAAAGCAACAATAAGTGATGTAACTTTAACTAACGATAGAAAAATTACTTTGCCTAAAAGTAATTTAAATTTAATTTCAGTAGGTTTTCCTATTTCTTCAACTGATGGTTATATAACACCTACTTATAATCAAACCGAAGATTTATTAGAAAAATCAAGTCAAAGTTTATGAATTAATAAACCAATTTATATTGGCGAAGGTAGAGAAGAAACTGGTAGAGTTTCAACTAAAGAATATGGCGGAGGATTTAATAGAACTCTAGGTATTAGAACCTTTTTAAATATGCCTGGTATTACAGATTATACTATAGCAAGTCCATTAATACGTTCTGAAAGTAATGAAGGTTATGTATATAACTACATTAAAGACACTGAATCATCATATGAAGGTAATCAATATACCAATTACGGTTTAGGATATTCACTTAATTCATGACAACCTTTAGGTGGAGCTTCAGGTTCTAGTGTAAGAACTATAGATAATAAAATAGTAGGTATTAACTTCGCTACAGCAGATGGAGCTGGAGTATCATTAACAGCATATACTCAAGCTTTCAGAAGCGAAGGAGAAACTTATAATGATTTCTACGGTAAATACAAATTAGAAGCTTATGACTTAATTTACGGTGGTGGCCCAAATCAAAGAACATCATATCGTCAAGCTTTAGAATCATTAAATAAAGATATTAAAACCGCTTTATTCCCTAATGGAGTAAGCGAAGATCAAATTCCACAAGAATTTAGATTTAATAAGTAA
- a CDS encoding putative immunoglobulin-blocking virulence protein has translation MIKAKRIKLFINLGAISAIAIAGGVTAKIISDNSSDKAMDLNVIIASRGDNSVINTNNVEVSDENSSNKDNNLKEIKDEKIEENTPVDNQPKESEPAPPAEKPKEPDPEPIPDPVEAEPNDPEEDPKNKVFTDVPGHVDNPLTPSPVIDQPIIVVSDPEPNPEPAPAPEIPKPPSIEDQLPKATEGYVNIDSLPNFDFSTTKPKENPKGELTAKQKETLKKSVSTLVNITKNLPSKFTKEEIQQINDAIYEIRKLNAATKNEKKQDWTVLLENLYANDGRPTSEKAKAIGWPYINDAYNFPLDFKNMWADIQRNLDSFLEKGMVPSIHWGSGHSWGFIDISDNVVRNKIIQDHESRYFPYNTEWTRTPASIKEMNYEGFRKDDVTRNYARYGANASNGITVLEYTPEGEFAKSKIGDKKVIAVLDASNRKGYNSFLQFLKNAEANGKKIDGIVIKNMGLIDQHQDFSQILAQMPNSIQKLTLFFEGKDTSSLIGLKDKTIQELDLYNSNNTIADDWGINPYALRGVKKITFDYNHESITSGTHVPNNKDMPGSIVFNTLKFDKNMNLDQINEGLKIALKDRYGERIFQGQFGDGSWPTYLDFSNLPQIRSLEDMNFYTRVFKKLTLYNKTNVFSVDASRLHKQQWSAMLIKGPERPKLYFVSPQPVNTLYIKGNAVDLGNNWGVELYGLIESGKDVFQTVYVDNDTMARVLNDSQAFRQFNKIAKVKPADFNNSVDNSIVSFD, from the coding sequence ATGATAAAAGCCAAAAGAATTAAATTGTTTATTAACTTGGGAGCAATCTCAGCGATAGCAATAGCTGGAGGTGTAACAGCTAAGATAATTAGTGATAATTCAAGCGATAAAGCTATGGATCTTAATGTTATTATTGCTTCCAGAGGTGATAACTCAGTTATCAATACTAACAATGTAGAAGTAAGCGATGAGAATTCATCTAACAAAGATAATAATTTAAAAGAAATTAAAGATGAAAAAATCGAAGAGAATACTCCTGTAGATAATCAACCTAAAGAATCTGAACCTGCTCCACCAGCTGAAAAACCTAAAGAACCAGATCCAGAACCAATACCTGATCCAGTTGAAGCAGAACCAAATGATCCAGAAGAAGACCCAAAGAATAAAGTATTTACTGATGTTCCAGGACATGTAGATAATCCTTTAACACCGTCTCCTGTAATTGATCAACCAATTATAGTGGTTTCAGACCCAGAACCAAATCCAGAACCTGCTCCTGCTCCAGAAATACCAAAACCTCCTTCAATAGAGGATCAACTACCTAAAGCAACTGAAGGTTATGTAAATATTGATAGTTTACCTAATTTTGATTTTAGTACTACTAAACCAAAAGAAAACCCAAAAGGTGAATTAACAGCTAAACAAAAAGAAACTCTTAAAAAATCAGTAAGTACTTTAGTTAACATTACCAAAAACCTTCCATCTAAATTTACTAAAGAAGAAATTCAACAAATTAATGATGCAATTTATGAAATTAGAAAATTAAATGCAGCAACAAAAAATGAGAAAAAACAAGATTGAACTGTTTTACTTGAAAATCTATATGCAAATGATGGACGCCCAACTAGTGAAAAAGCTAAAGCTATTGGTTGACCATATATAAATGATGCTTATAACTTCCCGTTAGATTTTAAAAATATGTGAGCTGATATTCAAAGAAATTTAGATAGCTTCTTAGAAAAAGGAATGGTACCAAGTATTCATTGAGGTTCAGGACACTCATGAGGATTTATTGATATTTCTGATAATGTAGTAAGAAATAAAATTATCCAAGATCATGAAAGCAGATATTTCCCTTATAATACTGAATGAACCAGAACCCCAGCAAGCATTAAAGAAATGAACTATGAAGGTTTTAGAAAAGATGATGTCACTAGAAATTATGCTAGATATGGTGCTAATGCATCAAATGGTATTACAGTATTAGAATATACTCCTGAGGGAGAATTTGCTAAAAGTAAAATTGGCGATAAAAAAGTAATAGCAGTTTTAGATGCATCTAACAGAAAAGGTTACAATAGCTTCTTACAATTTCTTAAAAACGCTGAAGCTAACGGCAAAAAAATTGATGGTATTGTAATTAAAAATATGGGGTTAATTGATCAACACCAAGACTTTAGTCAAATTCTTGCTCAAATGCCTAATTCAATTCAAAAATTAACTTTATTCTTTGAAGGAAAAGATACTTCATCATTAATTGGATTAAAGGATAAAACTATTCAAGAATTAGATTTATATAACTCAAATAATACAATAGCTGATGATTGAGGTATTAACCCTTATGCTTTAAGAGGTGTTAAAAAAATTACTTTTGATTATAATCATGAGTCAATTACTAGTGGTACACATGTACCAAATAATAAAGATATGCCAGGATCAATTGTTTTTAATACTCTTAAATTTGATAAAAATATGAATTTAGATCAAATTAATGAAGGTCTAAAAATTGCTCTTAAAGATAGATATGGTGAGAGAATTTTTCAAGGTCAATTCGGAGATGGTTCATGACCTACTTATTTAGACTTTTCTAATTTACCTCAAATAAGAAGTTTAGAAGATATGAACTTTTACACTAGAGTATTTAAAAAATTAACACTTTATAATAAAACTAATGTATTTAGCGTTGATGCTTCAAGATTGCATAAACAACAATGATCGGCTATGTTAATTAAAGGCCCTGAAAGACCAAAATTATACTTTGTATCTCCACAACCAGTTAACACTTTATATATTAAAGGTAACGCTGTTGACTTAGGTAATAATTGAGGTGTAGAGTTATACGGCTTAATTGAATCTGGAAAAGATGTCTTTCAAACAGTTTATGTAGATAATGACACAATGGCTCGAGTATTAAATGATTCACAAGCCTTTAGACAATTTAATAAAATAGCAAAAGTAAAACCAGCAGACTTTAATAATAGTGTTGATAATTCTATTGTTTCTTTCGATTAA